Genomic window (Ostrea edulis chromosome 9, xbOstEdul1.1, whole genome shotgun sequence):
tatccgaactgggttttcacttgcctcTGGCAATCGGAAAACCGTTAATGTCGATATCCCTGGGTTCATGTTCATTTCATCCAGTTTTCTGATCAAACATTTAcacaattttaaacaaatttgaaaaataactaaatatggGATAtggtaaaacaattttcattaaatgGGGTAAATTCTTAGTCTGTtgatctgtatatatatattagatacCCTTTTGTGAAATGGCGCATTGTAGAAATTGTTCAGAGGTTCTCCTTCATTGCTGACAACAATGAACCTCCCACAAGCTCCGAAGTATTCAGGGAATGGCCATCCTTCACTCTTTGGGAATGTCTGTAAATTATAAAGTGGTATTGTTGAGTTCATTATTCATCTGCTTCAAACCACTTTGTTGTTTATGGGCCAGCCAAAGACGGAGACAATTGGAGTAAGATATAAATATACTTGCTGTACATCGTACAGTATTCACAGTCTTGAactttcaataactttttttatGTTTACTTTTATAATTATGTGTGTAGAGGGTAAACTTCTATCATTCCCAACCAATAAACTGTGAAATATTACCTGAACTTTTTTATGTTTACTTTTATAATTATGTGTGTAGAGGGTAAACTTCTATCATTCCCAACCAATAAACTGTGAAATATTACCTGAAGTATGAGTGGTTCTGGATTAACCCAAGCAGTTGCATATATCTGTAGCTTGTCCCTAAACATCATCTCACGCCGTTCAGGGTAAACTTTTTCTTTATAGTATCTATATATTCTGTCAATCAAATTATATGTTGGACAAGCAAACATGTAGCTCAGGTCTTTAAGGTGGCTTGGTTGCAATCCTTCTCTCTGGATTGCATTAGTTACTTTCATTTTGTCAAGCACTCTTGCTACGTCACATCCAAGAGGTCTGTTTGCATCTGTACATATTTTGTCGTCGATATTTTCCCATTCTCTATTATGGGCTAGCTTTTTCAAGACAACAGTCTTCTCTAGTCCTTCATGATGACCTATGTGGACATTCTTTAAATTCACAAAATCTAAAAATCTTAATCTGGACCACCCCTTCATTTTGATTAGACCATCTTTCAAATCCATGCATATACTGTGACCAAAGCATGCTGGGCACTTTTCAGTTTGCAAATAGGACTCCTCTGTCAAATGATTCTTGGACAAAGATAAAAACAGGCATCCATACAGGTAGAACGACAACACAGCAGCAGAAATGAGAAAACACTTGGCCCTCACAGGAAGCCGCCGGAGTTTGTAAGTGGCATCACTAACAATAGAATGCACACGAGTCATGGAGGCCTTTGATGGTCCAGCACGACGATTTCTGATTTCTGCAGAAAGCATGCCTGGGAATACCACTACATGACACGTACTCTCAATTTCTGtggaaaaataaatacatcagATCATCAATTTTCTGGATATATGCAATACATTGTATCTATGACATTAACTAGGATGATAGAcatgaaattttacattataGTGTTGCATATACCTGCAGAATTGTTCATTATAAGGAATAAGGGTCAATTACAGTCTATATTTGCCCTAGTTCTTgtgttaatttaaaaatatataaataatgaaattgaaagtataaatGTGTTGTTGAGGAGGTGGgatatataaaacaattacaATTTGATTAaggaataatgaaatttatcaaaGGGTTACATATAAACAGGACTTCAATTTTACTTCACGATAATGAgagcagggcttgaagctaactttttatgtcaccagtccagtcagactgatggggtataatttcaaccagtccgcagaaaattttaccagtccaacagagttttccagaaataattaaacatatttcgttaatgttattaaaatgaaattaaactcaatatgcctcagacaatattgtaacacttaaatgtgggatttatatttacgaatcagattcgtctgatatctacagatcgaagcatgccaaatgtgtgtataaaatttcaaaagtatattttccaaaatgaagctttagaaaattaaccagtcccatcggactgactaaaacaaatgtcagtcagtccgacatacttttaaccagtcacagactgacgggcatatgttaattttgagcccTGTGAGAGGTTCAAGAGAATGAGTTAACTTTGCCTAATATTTATATAACAAGAAAAACATTGGGACTGGAAGATTACTTTGAGAGACTGAGAACTTCAAGATATCAAATTAGaatctatatatgtattatcaataTTTAGTAATAATAGAAAGGAGAGCAATACTGTAGCAGTCACCCATCCAAGGGCTGAACATGCTCACCATTGATTAACTCACTAGGAAAGCTAACGAGGCGGTAAAAgttccctatatacatgtactccccGCTACAATACCTTTGAACATTTGAAGCAAATTTGAACTCACAAAATATCCCATGATTTCTTTTTCATCTTAATTgtcatatttaaatataattctGTCTGCCTTACTTAACATTTGtttatttagtaaatttaaTATTCATTCATCTGATAGGTACCACAGGTACTAAGCACtttaatcatataaaataaaatgaatcattgcttttctgtatatcattaattcagGTTGTCTTTCTAAAAACTTTAGATCCATCTCTTCAGATGGATTGTAGTCTTTTTAATCTTATATATCTAAAACATCAAACACTTGTGAACAATATACGgagtaatccgagattcctctgactcttaaccccgcttttattttgtgacttctgcgggggagagtcagagcggactccatattgaaaagtgggaattcagcgacaccagctggtgtcgctgctttacctacctcttacaactttatttcgcggacccatcttccaagacgcgaggattcagttatcggaagattattctacaaatacatcatgattaatacgatgctatcgccgtttaaacgatggaattttgtgtttacatgtgctgacgtcatgcgcaaagaaatcaaatggcgaggcggcgacctaattcaagtgatgctccatttgtcggtgttagggccgtttaaacggcgatagcattgtattaatcatgatgtattatcttccgttaactgaattctcacgtcttggaagatagatccgcgaaataaagttgtaagaggtaggtaaagcagcgacaccagctggtgtcgctgaattcccacttttcaatatggagtccgctctgactctcccccgcacatgtcaaatataaaagcgggggtaagagtcagaggaatctcggattatatACGGAGGTATTCAAATGCAAATAAATGCATCAAAGTCTTTAAAGAGGAATACTACATACACTGgagaaattttatatgaatgaaaagtggaggatatgtacaacaatatttattaaaattgaaaactttcaaatttacttcatttagtaAAAAAATGCAGGTTTAATTGAAAGTATtcggggggggagggggggggattaaAATCCCTGCTGCACTTGAACCcatgatctacagttcagcaatcgacatgctaacctactgagctactcagaaaggcaatgatatttgaaatgaatggaCTAATATtggtgatatttatattttcattcatgttttaacaggaaatcagccattatgattAATGTATCAGGATGTAGTCGAGTACTTCCTTAACAAGGACGAGAAAAAGCTGTCTGTTCCAGTTTATCAATCTTAACAAAACTGAAGTGGTCGAATTTACCCCATACACGGTCGAAGTTACCCTCTTTTGACAATGTTACTAAAACCGCTGCATTTCCTTATTTTTTCTCTTAACCTTGATCAGCTGTTGATGATTGAGTTTGAAAAATCATGACAAGATCAGTTAGGATATTCAAAAAACCCAGTTTAACGTTAACTCTGTCTTGgatttatattcatttcaaattcacATAGTAAACATAATAAACATAATCGGTCGAAGTTAGACCATCCTACGGGCCTACCCCTTTAGAAGAATAAACAACTCAGCTTACGAGTCAACCGAATACAAAGTCGTCGTTACTTCTTCTTTTTACATCTTCCATATTAAACTACGTTCTGTAAAGCGCACTAAAGAATGTGTAAAATGGTAGGTTGATTTACCCAAATGAACCCATATGAGACTAAAATGGACAcgaatgtaaaataaatataccaaaaaaatgaaatataaatggaCTCAAATTAATAAGATATTCATCCTattgatatatatgtaacagGTTTGTAAGTTGATAATGAACAACTCCTGCATGGGTTCAGGGAATTTAATATCGCAGTAAAGGATATTTCGCATGCACATATTctattgctttttttttttttttaaatttccttctttattaTCTGTCTTGCttttatgccctctgggcccaaaattggaataaaacttatcttatcttatctgtacagggtatatatatgtacatggacTCGGAAAAGAAGGAACAGTCTTTGTAACATTAAGCAAAGATATACACGTGTATTTTCAACTTCACAGATTTCAGAATtcttattgtattttttttttatcaccatttttatgaaaatcaagAAATTATATAGCTTTGGTAAATGAAGAATATCTAATTGATTACCAAATATCATATGCTGCATCGATAATGGACTTTGAATATTAATAGCGAGGACTGATTGTTCTCGCAAAGGTCCATTAGTACGTATGCATGCAGTAGCGAGATAAATTTTTGGCTTAGGAATTTCTCAACTTGATAGATTTAGTACAAATTCCACTTGATTTAGGGCACTgtatggtcattggagtgtccatTTTGGTTCATTTGTGGTCATCTAAGCATTTTCTTATAAGAGTTATCGATCTTTCATTTGTGCTGATTTGGAAAATGTTCAGTTTGGTCCATCtttttacgatccgctccgctacTATAGAGGAGCGGGACGGATcttaaacccttggctagcgaagatgagtTTGGTCATGTGTGTTTTCAACAGATTTTGATAGTACTAAATTGTGACGTCAACGAACATTATGAACATAAAGAACATTTATAAATGAAGCCATTCTATCGAATCCTcgtaaaatatgataaaaattgtAAGATACTTTGCAAAAGTTTGTCTTGAATATTCTTGAATATAATATTGATACCCCTtttaaaatgggggggggggtccaaaaCATATACTTCAACTGTTAatgcatataatatataaaatataatgtcGAAGTATTTATGGATCATCACCAGCCAGTGATaagtagaagacgagatcaaccgtgggtatccgacgatgatCCATATggattttaattgtttttttgtttttttgttgttttttttatttatttatttatttatttattattattatttttttttttttacaaatgaaCTCCGTTGAAGACATTTAGGCTATAACTAATGAAAGAATGATGTCtctatttaaaattaaatgcGGACACAAACGGGTGTTTGTTAAAGTTGAACTGGATCAAAAATTTTATAAAGTAAACTTATACAATGTATTCCTTTCGTTTATCTAATTACACAGTTCGTTAGTGCTACATACATGGATAaaactgctctctctctctctctctctctctctctctctctcctgaatTACAAGACTTCATCTTGGTCTGTCATGTGACATGCTTTGACCTTGCTGTCGAGATATTCACCTTCAGAATATATTCTCTAGGAATTCCAACACTTCATATAGattctttttttccatttcttataagatttctgtaaaatccaacaaatttataaaaaagCACACCACGGGAATTCAATTTCCCAATAAGATTAAAAGAAAATCTATCTTGAGATTTTGTTTTTTCTCCtataaaaaaaagattaattttgttttttctccAATTATAGGAAATTTAATTTCCCGTACGAAATTAATTTCCTGTAGGAATTTGTAAAAGTTTTGTCCAGCgtgagtatatacatgtatccccATATGATGTTAGCTAtaaacttcacattttcatcttcttaaGAAACAATGGACTATTTTCAAACTTAGCAAAATGCACCAAAGGAccttcaaaatttcaaatgtaGGAAGTAGCATTTGGCATGGGGAAATAATTGTTCACTGTGCACGCCCGGGATGAGGGCGGGACCATTTACGGATTTCAAGTCTAAACGTCAACAAATTCTTCTCAATCTGACAAATGTAAAAATTTCAAAGGTTTTTAAACAGATCATAATGGGGAATAAGATGCCATCAGTGATGACGATTATTACATACCACAGCTTGCCAGATCAATAAGCAAATTTCTTACATATCTTTGTAGCGTAGATCCTCacttgttcaaatcatgggccagGATGGAACCACCTTCTTGAAAATCATATTACTAAGAAGCACTAGAGTAGAATTTTTCTAATTAATATGCAAGTATTTACGTGTGTCTCTTAATTCATGATCCCAAGGAACACAGAAGACATTGGAATTTTCaataggaatacatgtatataggagtTTTTCTTCAATAATTATCTTCCAGAGAACCACGAAGATGCGGTTTGACTAAGCAAGCATTCTCATATAATTGTGCAGGCCATCCCCCGCAGGTTCTGAGTAAAACACCAGGGGGTTTGGGGGTTATATGGACAAACTGCGCAGGTATGCTTGATGAACACGTACCAACGGGACCCttgtttaaaatttctattagcttttgttaaaacattttatgaaattttggggaattaaaaataaataaatagaacaAGActctgttttttaaaaagggaatTTCTCATCTGTGACGAAATTAGTTTTTGAAGTTAGTAGACGATTATTCATAAAAGAATCATCTTTGGTTTTTCTGAGGAGTAATACATATAGGAATGATGGTTGAAATATGTGGTaaagtggggccacaataggggattaaagtttttacatgcaagtttaaaaatcttcttaagaacaacAGGGTTATGATTAGTaatattgatatgcaaacatTCCCAGGAATGTAGAGGGAAAGTTTTCTTGTCAAGAATTGCAGGGCTATGATTAGTCGTATTGATATGAAAACGTCTCTGGACCCTACAAATTCTACTTTATCCAAACCCAATTTATAGGgagacatctttaaaaatctttatccCAACAACAGCAGAGCCATAATTAGTCTTATCAATATGCAAGTATCTGCAGATATAGTTCAAATTCAATTTGTTCAATttatggccccaggggtagggtggggccacaataggaggtcAAGTTTTTCTACaggaatacatgtatgcttACTTGCTTATGCCTGTGTTACCGGTGTGGTACATAGGCCACCAACAGCACTCCTCCATCTGGTTCTGTTTTGTGCCAGTCTGGCCAGGTCTTGCCACCTATATCCCTCAGACTCCATTTCTGCATGGACATTTCGTCTCCAGGTGTTTCTTGGCCTTCCTACTTTCCTTTTTCCCTGAGGGTTCCACTGTAACGCTTGTCTGGTGATAGAGTTAGCTGGCTTTCGTAAGGTGTGGCCTATCCAGCTCCATTTCCGTTTTTTAAGCTCCGACTCTATGGGCTGCTGTTTGGTCTTCTCCCATAGATCCACGTTGGTTATCTTTTCAGGCCATCTAATCTTCAGTATTTGTCTAAGGCATTTGTTGATAAAGACTTGTAGCTTGTTAATAAGATGTTTGGTGGTTTTCCAAGCCTCGCAGCCGTACAATAGGATCGTCTTGACATTGGAGTTGAATAACCTGATTTTAGTGTTCAAAGTAATAGTGTCTGCTCTCCAGATAGTTATCATCATTCTGAAGACTGTTCTTGCTTTTCCTATTCGGCTTTTGATGTCTTGTTCAGAGCCTCCCTGACCGTCCATGATACTGCCAAGATATGTGAAGGAGTCGACTTCTTCCAGAGGAGTTGATTTTACTTTGAGACTGGCCCGGTTGTTTGTATTTGCCTTGAGTACTTTGGTCTTTCTTGTACTGATGATAAGGCCAGTCTCAGCTGCTCGTTCTTCTAACCGGGATAGTTTGTCTTCCATCTGTTGGTGGTTATGAGACAGAAGGACAATGTCATCAGCAAAATCTAAATCGTCAAGTTGTGACATTAGTACGTATCCACTGGATGCCACTTCTTTTGTTGTTAGTAGTTTGTCTCATCCAGTCTTCCGCTAGGAGGAACAGGAAAGGTGACAGCAAGCATCCCTGACGTACCCCTGTCGTGATGTCAAAGGGGTCTGTGAGCTGACCTTCATGCAATATTCTGCTCTTCATACCTGTATATGTTTTCTTGATGATGGTGATGAACTTTTCAGGTATTCCATAGTGTCTCATGAGTTTCCAAAGTACATTTCTATCAAGGCTGTCGAAGGCTTTCTGGAAGtctataaacactatatacaatgcCGAGTTAAATTCAAGTGATTGCTCGATAATTATACGCAGTGTGGCTATTTGATCCGCACACGATCTATTTTGACGGAATCCTGCCTGGTTGTCTCGCAGTATTTGGTCAACAGCTTTCTTCATTCTTTCCAACATGATTCTAAATAACACCTTTCTCGGTACTGACAGAAGTATTATTCCCCTGTAGTTATCACAAATGCTGAGATCACCATTCTTTGGTAGTTTTACTAGATATCCTTCTTTCCATTCCTGTGGTACATCTTCTTCCCAGATTTTACTAATTAAGTCGTAAAGCATTTGTGTTGATGTTTCGATATCAGCTTTTAATACTTCTGTAGGAATGTTATCAGGACCTGGAGACTTGGGGTTCTTTAAGGTGTTAATGGCTTTGCTGATTTCTGTTTTTGATGGTCTGTTACAGTTGATTGGTAGTAGAGCTATTGCAGGTTGTATATCTGTATCTTGTGTTGGTGGTTGTTGGTTCAACACTTCTTTGAAATGCTCAACCCATCTCTTCATTTGCtcttttgttgtttttaagGTATTCCCATCTTTGTCCTTAACTGGTCTACTGCTCTTtttgaacttgtttgtcagcatcCTGATGTTATCGTACAGGGCTTTGATGTTCTTCTGCCTGGCTGCTTCCTCTGCCTCTGATGTCATTTTGGAGATAAATTCTCTCTTGTCCCTCCTAGCgctattttttacttctttATCTGCCTTTGAGTACTGCTGTTGTGCTCTTTGCTTTGATGCTCTTGTCTTGCTGTTGTTAAGACTTTCTTTCAGATGTTTCCGCTGATCAATTTTTATGAGGGTGTCAGGCGATATCCATTCTTGGCTTTTCTGTTTCGAATACCAACCACTGCATCACATGATGTTGTTAGAACTTGTTTCACCTCTTTCCAATACTCCTCAGTTGACATTTGATCTTGGTCCAGGTTTTGCAAAGTACTGAACCGATTTCGTACTTCAATTTTGAATTCTTCCTGTTTGTCTTTGTTTTTCAGTTTTTTAACATCATATCGTTTTGTAGTTTGTCTTGTGTTTTGATGTTTCTTAAGTTTCAATTTGATGTTGGCAACAAAAAAATGATGGTCCGACGCTGCGTCTGCACCTCTTTTAACTCTTACATCTTGCAGGCTTCTCCTGAACTTCCTGGAGATACATATATGATCTATTTGATTTTCAGTTCTCATGTCCGGTGAGACCCATGTAGCAAGATGacaatgcttgtgtggaaataTGGTTCCCCCAATGACAAGGTTGATAAGATATAGTTCAAATTCAATTTGTTCAATTTAGGGATCCCAGGGgtagatggggccacaataggaggtcaagttt
Coding sequences:
- the LOC125657901 gene encoding divergent protein kinase domain 2A-like isoform X2; protein product: MIFQTQSSTADQEIESTCHVVVFPGMLSAEIRNRRAGPSKASMTRVHSIVSDATYKLRRLPVRAKCFLISAAVLSFYLYGCLFLSLSKNHLTEESYLQTEKCPACFGHSICMDLKDGLIKMKGWSRLRFLDFVNLKNVHIGHHEGLEKTVVLKKLAHNREWENIDDKICTDANRPLGCDVARVLDKMKVTNAIQREGLQPSHLKDLSYMFACPTYNLIDRIYRYYKEKVYPERREMMFRDKLQIYATAWVNPEPLILQTFPKSEGWPFPEYFGACGRFIVVSNEGEPLNNFYNAPFHKRADLAYQIMKIAERLTNHGNPYGLYWTDLSYENLVVDEAGRVSVIDVENVVVVDRLAIQKVKPGGYDDLLESKFDDCGGKNCLVFSTEDLCSHKESDHNYFAACRNLLSKYANEGDLGMPDGLLHDMPNYARDDFDLEYLLNECVHPTVAEGRMKAKEKIINALDMLRNVQDSKDIAKGDRI
- the LOC125657901 gene encoding divergent protein kinase domain 2A-like isoform X1 — encoded protein: MYIGNFYRLVSFPSELINEIESTCHVVVFPGMLSAEIRNRRAGPSKASMTRVHSIVSDATYKLRRLPVRAKCFLISAAVLSFYLYGCLFLSLSKNHLTEESYLQTEKCPACFGHSICMDLKDGLIKMKGWSRLRFLDFVNLKNVHIGHHEGLEKTVVLKKLAHNREWENIDDKICTDANRPLGCDVARVLDKMKVTNAIQREGLQPSHLKDLSYMFACPTYNLIDRIYRYYKEKVYPERREMMFRDKLQIYATAWVNPEPLILQTFPKSEGWPFPEYFGACGRFIVVSNEGEPLNNFYNAPFHKRADLAYQIMKIAERLTNHGNPYGLYWTDLSYENLVVDEAGRVSVIDVENVVVVDRLAIQKVKPGGYDDLLESKFDDCGGKNCLVFSTEDLCSHKESDHNYFAACRNLLSKYANEGDLGMPDGLLHDMPNYARDDFDLEYLLNECVHPTVAEGRMKAKEKIINALDMLRNVQDSKDIAKGDRI
- the LOC125657901 gene encoding divergent protein kinase domain 2A-like isoform X3: MLSAEIRNRRAGPSKASMTRVHSIVSDATYKLRRLPVRAKCFLISAAVLSFYLYGCLFLSLSKNHLTEESYLQTEKCPACFGHSICMDLKDGLIKMKGWSRLRFLDFVNLKNVHIGHHEGLEKTVVLKKLAHNREWENIDDKICTDANRPLGCDVARVLDKMKVTNAIQREGLQPSHLKDLSYMFACPTYNLIDRIYRYYKEKVYPERREMMFRDKLQIYATAWVNPEPLILQTFPKSEGWPFPEYFGACGRFIVVSNEGEPLNNFYNAPFHKRADLAYQIMKIAERLTNHGNPYGLYWTDLSYENLVVDEAGRVSVIDVENVVVVDRLAIQKVKPGGYDDLLESKFDDCGGKNCLVFSTEDLCSHKESDHNYFAACRNLLSKYANEGDLGMPDGLLHDMPNYARDDFDLEYLLNECVHPTVAEGRMKAKEKIINALDMLRNVQDSKDIAKGDRI